One window of the Hyperolius riggenbachi isolate aHypRig1 chromosome 5, aHypRig1.pri, whole genome shotgun sequence genome contains the following:
- the LOC137519495 gene encoding mucin-22-like yields the protein MPLSCDQHLHLQLSGRAQLTLSVLEKPCKTVTWLVATCYHTTHTTATRTSAACTTAINVTITRTTATRTSAAWTTATHVTITRTTATRTSAACTTATHVTITRTTATRTSAAWTTATHVTITRTTATRTSAACTTATHVTITRTTATRTSAACTTATHVTITRTTATRTSAAWTTATHVTITRTTATRTSAAWTTATHVTITRTTATRTSAAWTTVTHATITRTTATRTSAACTTATHVTITRTTATRTSAACTTATHVTITRTTATRTSAACTTATHVTITRTTATRTSAACTTATHVTITRTTATRTSAAWTTATHVTITRTTATRTSAAWTTVTHATITRTTATRTSAACTTATHVTITRTTATRTSAAWTTATHVTITRTTATRTSAAWTTATHVTITRTTATRTSAAWTTVTHATITRTTATRTSTACTTATHVTITRTTATRTSAAWTTATHVTITRTTATRTSAAWTTVTHATITRTTATRTSAAYTTATHVTITRTTATRTSAAWTTATHVTITRTTATRTSAACTTATHVTITRTTATRTSAACTTATHVTITRTTATRTSAAWTTATHVTITRTTATRTSAAWTTVTHATITRTTATRTSAACTTATHVTITRTTATRTSAAWTTATHVTITRTTATRTSAACTTATHVTITRTSSACTIATHVTITRTTATRTSAAWTTATHVTITRTTATRTSAAWTTVTHATITRTTAICTSAACTTATHVTITRTTATRTSAAWTTATHVTITRTTATRTSAAWTTVTHATITRTTATRTSAAYTTATHVTITRTTATRTSAAWTTATHVTITRTTATRTSAACTTATHVTINRTTATRTSAACTTATHVTITRTTATRTSAAWTTATHVTITRTTATRTSAAWTTVTHATITRTTATRTSAACTTATHVTITRTTATRTSAAWTTATHVTITRTTATRTSAAWTTATHAIITRTTATRTSAACTTATHVTITRTTATRTSAACTTATHVTITRTTATRTSAAWTTATHVTITRTTATRTSAACTTATHVTITRTTATRTSAAWTTVTHATITRTTATRTSAAWTTATHVTITRTTATRTSAAWTTVTHAIITRTTATRTSAACTTATHVTITRTTATRTSAAWTTATHVTITRTTATRTSAAWTTATHVTITRTTATRTSAAWTTATHVTITRTTATRTSAAWTTATHATITRTTATRTSAACTTATHVTITRTTATRTSAAWTTATHVTITRTTATRTSAAWTTATHATITRTTATRTSAAWTTATHVTITRTTATRTSAAWTTVTHVTITRTTATRTSAAWTTVTHATITRTTAICTSAACTTATHVTITRTTATRTSAAWTTATHATITRTTATRTSAAWTTATHVTITRTTATRTSAAWTTATHATITRTSSACTIATHVTITRTTATDATTTRTTDTHTHEVWVS from the coding sequence ACTGCCATTAACGTCACCATCACTCGCACCACTGCCACTCGCACCTCCGCTGCCTGGACCACTGCCACTCACGTCACCATCACTCGCACCACTGCCACTcgcacctccgctgcctgcacCACTGCCACTCACGTCACCATCACTCGCACCACTGCCACTCGCACCTCCGCTGCCTGGACCACTGCCACTCACGTCACCATCACTCGCACCACTGCCACTcgcacctccgctgcctgcacCACTGCCACTCACGTCACCATCACTCGCACCACTGCCACTcgcacctccgctgcctgcacCACTGCCACTCACGTCACCATCACTCGCACCACTGCCACTCGCACCTCCGCTGCCTGGACCACTGCCACTCACGTCACCATCACTCGCACCACTGCCACTCGCACCTCCGCTGCCTGGACCACTGCCACTCACGTCACCATCACTCGCACCACTGCCACTCGCACCTCCGCTGCCTGGACCACTGTCACTCATGCCACCATCACTCGCACCACTGCCACTcgcacctccgctgcctgcacCACTGCCACTCACGTCACCATCACTCGCACCACTGCCACTcgcacctccgctgcctgcacCACTGCCACTCACGTCACCATCACTCGCACCACTGCCACTcgcacctccgctgcctgcacCACTGCCACTCACGTCACCATCACTCGCACCACTGCCACTcgcacctccgctgcctgcacCACTGCCACTCACGTCACCATCACTCGCACCACTGCCACTCGCACCTCCGCTGCCTGGACCACTGCCACTCACGTCACCATCACTCGCACCACTGCCACTCGCACCTCCGCTGCCTGGACCACTGTCACTCATGCCACCATCACTCGCACCACTGCCACTcgcacctccgctgcctgcacCACTGCCACTCACGTCACAATCACTCGCACCACTGCCACTCGCACCTCCGCTGCCTGGACCACTGCCACTCACGTCACCATCACTCGCACCACTGCCACTCGCACCTCCGCTGCCTGGACCACTGCCACTCACGTCACCATCACTCGCACCACTGCCACTCGCACCTCCGCTGCCTGGACCACTGTCACTCATGCCACCATCACTCGCACCACTGCCACTCGCacctccactgcctgcaccactgccACTCACGTCACCATCACTCGCACCACTGCCACTCGCACCTCCGCTGCCTGGACCACTGCCACTCACGTCACCATCACTCGCACCACTGCCACTCGCACCTCCGCTGCCTGGACCACTGTCACTCATGCCACCATCACTCGCACCACTGCCACTCGCACCTCCGCTGCCTACACCACTGCCACTCACGTCACCATCACTCGCACCACTGCCACTCGCACCTCCGCTGCCTGGACCACTGCCACTCACGTCACCATCACTCGCACCACTGCCACTcgcacctccgctgcctgcacCACTGCCACTCACGTCACCATCACTCGCACCACTGCCACTcgcacctccgctgcctgcacCACTGCCACTCACGTCACCATCACTCGCACCACTGCCACTCGCACCTCCGCTGCCTGGACCACTGCCACTCACGTCACCATCACTCGCACCACTGCCACTCGCACCTCCGCTGCCTGGACCACTGTCACTCATGCCACCATCACTCGCACCACTGCCACTcgcacctccgctgcctgcacCACTGCCACTCACGTCACCATCACTCGCACCACTGCCACTCGCACCTCCGCTGCCTGGACCACTGCCACTCACGTCACCATCACTCGCACCACTGCCACTcgcacctccgctgcctgcacCACTGCCACTCACGTCACCATCACTCgcacctcctctgcctgcaccattGCCACTCACGTCACCATCACTCGCACCACTGCCACTCGCACCTCCGCTGCCTGGACCACTGCCACTCACGTCACCATCACTCGCACCACTGCCACTCGCACCTCCGCTGCCTGGACCACTGTCACTCATGCCACCATCACTCGCACCACTGCCATTTgcacctccgctgcctgcacCACTGCCACTCACGTCACCATCACTCGCACCACTGCCACTCGCACCTCCGCTGCCTGGACCACTGCCACTCACGTCACCATCACTCGCACCACTGCCACTCGCACCTCCGCTGCCTGGACCACTGTCACTCATGCCACCATCACTCGCACCACTGCCACTCGCACCTCCGCTGCTTACACCACTGCCACTCACGTCACCATCACTCGCACCACTGCCACTCGCACCTCCGCTGCCTGGACCACTGCCACTCACGTCACCATCACTCGCACCACTGCCACTcgcacctccgctgcctgcacCACTGCCACTCACGTCACCATCAATCGCACCACTGCCACTcgcacctccgctgcctgcacCACTGCCACTCACGTCACCATCACTCGCACCACTGCCACTCGCACCTCCGCTGCCTGGACCACTGCCACTCACGTCACCATCACTCGCACCACTGCCACTCGCACCTCCGCTGCCTGGACCACTGTCACTCATGCCACCATCACTCGCACCACTGCCACTcgcacctccgctgcctgcacCACTGCCACTCACGTCACCATCACTCGCACCACTGCCACTCGCACCTCCGCTGCCTGGACCACTGCCACTCACGTCACCATCACTCGCACCACTGCCACTCGCACCTCCGCTGCCTGGACCACTGCCACTCACGCCATCATCACTCGCACCACTGCCACTcgcacctccgctgcctgcacCACTGCCACTCACGTCACCATCACTCGCACCACTGCCACTcgcacctccgctgcctgcacCACTGCCACTCACGTCACCATCACTCGCACCACTGCCACTCGCACCTCCGCTGCCTGGACCACTGCCACTCACGTCACCATCACTCGCACCACTGCCACTcgcacctccgctgcctgcacCACTGCCACTCACGTCACCATCACTCGCACCACTGCCACTCGCACCTCCGCTGCCTGGACCACTGTCACTCATGCCACTATCACTCGCACCACTGCCACTCGCACCTCCGCTGCCTGGACCACTGCCACTCACGTCACCATCACTCGCACCACTGCCACTCGCACCTCCGCTGCCTGGACCACTGTCACTCACGCCATCATCACTCGCACCACTGCCACTcgcacctccgctgcctgcacCACTGCCACTCACGTCACCATCACTCGCACCACTGCCACTCGCACCTCCGCTGCCTGGACCACTGCCACTCACGTCACCATCACTCGCACCACTGCCACTCGCACCTCCGCTGCCTGGACCACTGCCACTCACGTCACCATCACTCGCACCACTGCCACTCGCACCTCCGCTGCCTGGACCACTGCCACTCACGTCACCATCACTCGCACCACTGCCACTCGCACCTCCGCTGCCTGGACCACTGCCACTCACGCCACCATCACTCGCACCACTGCCACTcgcacctccgctgcctgcacCACTGCCACTCACGTCACCATCACTCGCACCACTGCCACTCGCACCTCCGCTGCCTGGACCACTGCCACTCACGTCACCATCACTCGCACCACTGCCACTCGCACCTCCGCTGCCTGGACCACTGCCACTCACGCCACCATCACTCGCACCACTGCCACTCGCACCTCCGCTGCCTGGACCACTGCCACTCACGTCACCATCACTCGCACCACTGCCACTCGCACCTCCGCTGCCTGGACCACTGTCACTCACGTCACCATCACTCGCACCACTGCCACTCGCACCTCCGCTGCCTGGACCACTGTCACTCATGCCACCATCACTCGCACCACTGCCATTTgcacctccgctgcctgcacCACTGCCACTCACGTCACCATCACTCGCACCACTGCCACTCGCACCTCCGCTGCCTGGACCACTGCCACTCACGCCACCATCACTCGCACCACTGCCACTCGCACCTCCGCTGCCTGGACCACTGCCACTCACGTCACCATCACTCGCACCACTGCCACTCGCACCTCCGCTGCCTGGACCACTGCCACTCACGCCACCATCACTCgcacctcctctgcctgcaccattGCCACTCACGTCACCATCACTCGCACAACCGCCACTGATGCAACCACCACTCGCACCACCGACACTCACACTCACGAGGTCTGGGTGTCCTGA